A stretch of Lathyrus oleraceus cultivar Zhongwan6 chromosome 6, CAAS_Psat_ZW6_1.0, whole genome shotgun sequence DNA encodes these proteins:
- the LOC127096641 gene encoding AP2-like ethylene-responsive transcription factor ANT, translating into MKSMMNDSNNTSDDGNNHNWLGFSLSPYHMKMELTSSDPSHQYYHHDNNQPSSSVLVPSNFYMSPSHLNINNTSSLCYYGVGSDNTASFHSSLPMMPLKSDGSLCTMEEALSTSQSQVMLPTSSPKLEDFLGGATMETHHHEYEGHERETMALLSLDSIYYNNNAEHETTNREHSPLDISPYYTGFTCHGMYQTPLMEQNQQQEEEGTKEENMYCFKNFVAPRDYSMEQQQHHENNNDGSIGDDGCVGTVNGYGELQSLTLSMSPGSQSSCVTVPTQISPSGNNDSVVVEAKKRGHGKVGQKQPVHRKSIDTFGQRTSQYRGVTRHRWTGRYEAHLWDNSCKKEGQTRKGRQVYLGGYDMEVKAARAYDLAALKYWGPSTHINFPLENYRCELEEMNNMNRQEYVAHLRRKSSGFSRGASMYRGVTRHHQHGRWQARIGRVAGNRDLYLGTFSTQEEAAESYDVAAIKFRGLNAVTNFEISRYNVEKIMSSNTLLSGEQAKRTTTRIKDSEEPKSEAKECNNNVVSSSSPILNNQEVEAVNKNENNWNQSPQQESNTCDQKTDFSMSLQDIIGIDSVDDSSNKMIRTHFSNSSSLVTSLSSSRECSPDNKSNGPTMNFPKPPIGSKMVSPIATRVGSWFPSGGSISVSHLPVFAAWSDI; encoded by the exons atgaagtctaTGATGAATGATAGTAATAACACTAGTGATGATGGAAACAATCATAACTGGTTAGGTTTCTCTCTCTCACCCTACCATATGAAAATGGAGCTTACTTCTTCTGACCCTTCTCATCAGTACTATCATCATGATAACAACCAACCTTCTTCTTCTGTTCTTGTTCCCTCTAACTTCTACATGTCACCTTCCCATTTAAACATTAACAACACTTCTTCATTGTGTTACTATGGTGTTGGATCAGATAACACTGCTTCTTTTCATTCTTCTTTGCCTATGATGCCTCTTAAATCGGATGGTTCTCTTTGCACTATGGAAGAAGCTCTCTCTACTTCACAATCACAAG TGATGTTACCAACTTCATCTCCAAAACTAGAAGATTTCTTAGGTGGTGCAACAATGGAAACTCATCATCATGAGTATGAAGGACATGAGAGAGAAACAATGGCTTTATTAAGCTTAGACAGCATCTACTACAACAACAATGCGGAACATGAGACAACAAATAGAGAACATTCTCCTCTTGACATTTCACCTTACTACACAGGGTTTACTTGTCATGGAATGTATCAAACACCATTGATGGAACAAAACCAACAACAAGAAGAAGAAGGAACAAAGGAAGAAAACATGTATTGCTTCAAGAACTTTGTGGCTCCTAGAGATTATTCCATGGAGCAGCAGCAGCACCATGAGAACAACAATGATGGTAGCATTGGAGACGATGGTTGTGTTGGAACAGTGAATGGTTATGGAGAGTTACAGTCGTTGACTCTTTCTATGAGTCCTGGTTCACAATCAAGCTGTGTTACTGTTCCAACTCAGATTTCACCTTCTGGTAATAATGATTCAGTTGTTGTGGAAGCTAAAAAGAGAGGACATGGTAAAGTTGGACAAAAGCAACCTGTTCATAGGAAATCTATTGATACATTTGGTCAGAGAACTTCACAGTACCGAGGAGTAACTAG GCATAGATGGACAGGTAGATATGAGGCACATTTATGGGATAACAGTTGTAAGAAGGAAGGACAAACAAGGAAAGGAAGACAAG TTTATTTGG GTGGTTATGATATGGAAGTGAAAGCTGCAAGAGCTTATGATCTTGCTGCTCTTAAATATTGGGGACCTTCAACCCACATAAACTTTCCG CTTGAAAATTATCGATGTGAACTTGAAGAAATGAATAATATGAATCGGCAGGAATATGTTGCTCACTTGAGAAG AAAGAGTAGCGGCTTTTCACGGGGTGCCTCGATGTATAGAGGCGTGACAAG GCACCACCAACATGGTAGATGGCAGGCAAGGATAGGCAGAGTTGCCGGAAATAGGGATCTCTATCTTGGAACATTTA GCACTCAAGAGGAAGCTGCTGAATCATATGATGTAGCCGCAATCAAATTCCGTGGCTTAAACGCGGTCACAAATTTTGAAATATCTCGATACAATGTCGAAAAAATCATGTCAAGCAACACACTTCTTTCCGGAGAACAAGCTAAAAGAACAACAACAAGAATCAAAGACAGTGAAGAGCCAAAATCCGAAGCGAAAGAGTGTAACAACAATGTTGTATCAAGTTCAAGTCCAATCCTAAATAACCAAGAAGTTGAAGCTGTGAACAAGAATGAAAACAATTGGAATCAGTCCCcacaacaagagtcaaacacatGTGATCAAAAAACTGACTTTTCTATGTCCCTACAAGATATCATTGGGATTGATTCTGTAGATGATTCCTCCAACAAGATGATAAGGACTCATTTTTCAAATTCATCTTCACTTGTGACTAGTTTAAGTAGCTCAAGAGAATGCAGCCCTGACAACAAAAGCAATGGCCCCACCATGAATTTTCCTAAACCTCCAATAGGGTCTAAAATGGTTAGTCCTATAGCTACTAGGGTTGGATCTTGGTTTCCCTCAGGTGGTTCCATCTCAGTGTCTCATTTGCCCGTTTTCGCGGCTTGGAGCGATATTTAG
- the LOC127093062 gene encoding nudix hydrolase 2 yields MLVYWIPDTPDSIPANASHRVGVGAFVVNNKREVLVVQETSGRFGGTGVWKMPTGAVNEGEDICDAVIREVKEETGVETKAHMVLVAFSSSLNSQDSCSFAGTGIQTCDGSNGGDNLSASSL; encoded by the exons ATGCTTGTATATTGGATCCCTGATACCCCTGATAGCATTCCTGCAAACGCGTCACACCGTGTCGGCGTTGGTGCTTTTGTTGTCAATAACAAGAGAGAG GTGCTTGTGGTTCAGGAAACCAGTGGTAGATTTGGAGGCACAGGTGTATGGAAGATGCCTACAGGAGCTGTGAATGAA GGTGAAGATATTTGTGATGCTGTAATTAGAGAAGTGAAGGAAGAGACAGGG GTTGAAACAAAGGCACATATGGTACTTGTTGCATTCTCAAGTTCGTTAAACAGTCAGGACAGCTGCTCCTTTGCAGGAACTGGCATCCAAACATGTGATGGCAGCAATGGTGGAGATAATTTGTCAGCATCAAGCCTCTGA